One Longimicrobiales bacterium genomic window carries:
- the bshC gene encoding bacillithiol biosynthesis cysteine-adding enzyme BshC, giving the protein MPPMSADRTVLEPGLADAPAILIRPLPGGQLLQDYLAGRDLSAFYTGHHSDAAAYQRKAVEVEARLDPHARAAAGAAIEPLGDAAGRLERILAGDGFFVTTGQQPALFGGPLYTIYKILGAIRLADSLERRLSRPVLALFWIGSDDHDWDEANHVSVLDAQQYVRRITVKGAADAPPVPLSMRTWGPGVEEAVTELAASLPDTVHAVEVMAHVRAAYVPDSTVAASFAATLRYLLHDRRVAIVDSAHPALRRAAGPVLRADAARVLAGSDPVARQTSRLQEAGYDEQVAVAEGASNLMLIDEQGRDRIIRTARGWATRRERSGIGEGALFEMIEAYPDRFSPNVLLRPVVESAVFPTLAYVAGPSELSYFAQIGCLFEAHGILPPVVVPRPSVTLVDEKACRTLERLGIDADALRRPFREVVADAVSDAMPADVAGALDSLRTALETTYDELAAAAGRIDPTLRGPLRSSRNASLLDAAAAEKKIRAHLRTSNHVRIEQLRRLASQIHPDGKPQERVLGPLTCVAAYGRGIIAAIEAELDMEPAGTASWRGPACQ; this is encoded by the coding sequence ATGCCGCCCATGAGCGCCGACCGGACCGTTCTCGAACCGGGCCTCGCGGACGCCCCAGCCATCCTCATCCGACCCCTCCCCGGCGGGCAGCTCCTGCAGGACTATCTCGCCGGCCGGGATCTCTCGGCATTCTACACCGGACACCATAGTGACGCGGCCGCGTACCAACGCAAAGCGGTGGAGGTCGAGGCGCGCCTCGACCCGCATGCACGTGCCGCGGCCGGCGCGGCGATCGAGCCGCTCGGGGATGCGGCCGGTCGCCTCGAGCGGATTCTCGCGGGGGACGGCTTCTTCGTCACAACGGGACAGCAACCGGCGCTGTTCGGCGGACCACTCTATACGATCTACAAGATTCTCGGCGCCATACGTCTGGCCGATTCGCTCGAACGACGCCTGAGCCGGCCGGTGCTCGCACTGTTCTGGATCGGCAGCGACGATCACGACTGGGACGAGGCTAACCACGTTTCGGTTCTGGACGCCCAGCAGTACGTACGCCGAATCACTGTGAAGGGCGCCGCGGACGCCCCGCCGGTGCCGCTGAGCATGCGCACCTGGGGCCCCGGCGTGGAGGAGGCGGTCACTGAGCTGGCTGCGTCGCTGCCGGATACCGTGCACGCCGTCGAGGTCATGGCGCACGTGCGTGCCGCATACGTCCCGGACAGCACAGTCGCCGCGTCGTTCGCTGCGACATTGCGCTATCTGCTGCACGACCGCCGCGTCGCCATCGTCGATTCCGCGCATCCCGCGCTGCGTCGCGCCGCCGGACCCGTGCTGCGTGCCGATGCGGCGCGCGTACTCGCCGGCAGCGACCCCGTGGCGCGGCAGACGAGCCGGCTGCAGGAAGCCGGCTACGACGAGCAGGTCGCCGTGGCGGAAGGTGCGTCGAACCTGATGCTGATCGACGAGCAGGGACGCGATCGCATCATCCGTACAGCGCGCGGTTGGGCCACGCGGCGGGAGCGGAGCGGGATAGGCGAGGGAGCACTGTTCGAGATGATCGAGGCATACCCCGATCGATTCTCGCCGAATGTTCTGCTGCGGCCGGTCGTCGAGAGCGCCGTGTTCCCGACGCTTGCGTACGTGGCAGGTCCGTCCGAGCTGAGCTATTTCGCGCAGATCGGGTGCCTGTTCGAGGCGCACGGCATACTCCCACCCGTGGTGGTGCCTCGACCGAGTGTCACGCTTGTCGACGAGAAGGCGTGCAGGACGCTCGAGCGGCTGGGTATCGATGCCGACGCGCTGCGCCGGCCGTTTCGGGAGGTAGTGGCAGACGCGGTCTCCGACGCGATGCCGGCGGACGTTGCCGGGGCCCTGGACTCCCTGCGCACCGCGCTCGAGACAACGTATGACGAGCTCGCAGCAGCCGCCGGTCGGATCGATCCAACGCTCCGCGGCCCTCTGCGCAGCTCACGCAATGCCAGCCTGCTCGATGCGGCGGCCGCTGAGAAGAAGATCAGGGCTCATCTCCGGACTTCCAACCACGTCAGGATAGAGCAGCTGCGCCGGCTCGCATCGCAGATACATCCGGACGGAAAGCCTCAGGAGCGCGTGTTGGGGCCGCTCACCTGTGTGGCGGCGTACGGCCGCGGCATCATTGCAGCGATCGAGGCCGAACTCGACATGGAGCCGGCGGGGACTGCGTCGTGGCGCGGTCCCGCCTGCCAGTAG
- a CDS encoding 23S rRNA (pseudouridine(1915)-N(3))-methyltransferase RlmH, with amino-acid sequence MKLWLITVGRSGRVLAPAIEEYQTRTRRYWPVEVIEVREEKARRGLADDAIRDAEAARLLDRVPKGAELVALTVRGDAWSSERLSRHIQRGALHALPGIAFVIGGALGLGDTVLKEADRRMRLSTFTLPHDLARLLLLEQLYRAGTIARGEPYHKGRDAE; translated from the coding sequence ATGAAGCTGTGGCTGATCACGGTCGGACGGAGCGGACGTGTGCTCGCGCCGGCGATCGAGGAGTACCAGACCCGCACGCGCCGCTACTGGCCGGTGGAAGTCATCGAGGTCAGGGAGGAGAAGGCGCGGCGCGGGCTCGCGGACGACGCGATACGCGACGCGGAGGCGGCACGCCTGCTCGACCGCGTGCCGAAGGGCGCGGAGCTCGTCGCGCTGACCGTTCGCGGGGACGCATGGTCCTCGGAGCGTCTGTCGCGCCATATTCAGCGCGGCGCATTACACGCGCTTCCCGGAATCGCGTTCGTGATCGGTGGCGCACTCGGTCTGGGCGACACTGTACTGAAGGAAGCAGACAGACGCATGCGACTGTCGACGTTCACCCTGCCGCACGACCTCGCCCGGCTGCTGCTGCTCGAGCAGCTGTACCGCGCCGGGACGATCGCGCGCGGCGAGCCGTACCACAAAGGGCGCGACGCAGAGTGA
- a CDS encoding Glu/Leu/Phe/Val dehydrogenase, whose amino-acid sequence MEAAVRGTAVPEVTGETNPFEAMMQRFDHAAELLHLDEGIYRILRHPEKQIVTSIPVAMDNGEVEVFTGYRVLYNTSRGPAKGGIRFDMGVTLDEVTALAAWMTWKCAVVDIPFGGAKGGVICEPFRMSTAELERLTRRYTASILEVLGPESDVPAPDVNTNEQVMAWIMDTYSMHKRHTVTAVVTGKPVTMGGSLGRREATGRGVKIVVKEALRELGMPLNGTKIAVQGFGNVGSVAAKLLEAEGLTVVAISDKTGGVYNPNGIYVSEALEWIRENRFLEGFPGGEAITNEELLEVDCDVLAPCALENVITRRNAGNIKARIIAEGANGPTTAFADAILEEKGVFVIPDILANAGGVTVSYFEWVQNREGYYWREDTVIERLREVMIRAFDQVLQYSKAHNVNMRTAAYMLSIDRVAAVHKLRGIYA is encoded by the coding sequence ATGGAAGCAGCGGTCAGAGGAACGGCCGTTCCAGAGGTGACCGGCGAGACGAATCCGTTCGAGGCCATGATGCAGCGCTTCGACCACGCGGCGGAGCTGCTGCACCTCGACGAGGGCATTTACAGGATTCTGCGTCATCCGGAGAAGCAGATCGTGACATCGATCCCCGTCGCGATGGACAACGGCGAGGTGGAGGTGTTCACGGGGTACCGCGTGCTGTACAACACGTCGCGCGGGCCGGCGAAGGGGGGTATCCGCTTCGACATGGGCGTCACGCTGGACGAGGTGACGGCGCTGGCGGCCTGGATGACGTGGAAATGCGCCGTGGTCGACATCCCGTTCGGGGGCGCGAAGGGCGGCGTGATCTGCGAGCCGTTTCGCATGTCGACGGCCGAGCTGGAGCGGCTGACACGGCGCTACACGGCGTCGATTCTGGAGGTTCTCGGTCCGGAGTCCGACGTGCCCGCGCCGGACGTGAATACGAACGAGCAGGTGATGGCGTGGATCATGGACACGTACTCCATGCACAAGCGCCACACGGTCACAGCCGTGGTGACGGGCAAGCCGGTAACGATGGGCGGCTCCCTCGGCCGGCGTGAAGCGACCGGGCGCGGCGTGAAGATCGTCGTGAAGGAGGCGCTGCGTGAGCTCGGCATGCCGCTCAACGGAACCAAGATCGCCGTGCAGGGATTCGGTAACGTGGGGTCCGTCGCGGCGAAGCTGCTGGAGGCCGAAGGGCTGACGGTGGTGGCGATCAGCGACAAGACGGGTGGGGTGTACAACCCGAACGGGATCTATGTGTCGGAGGCGCTCGAGTGGATTCGTGAGAACCGCTTCCTCGAGGGGTTCCCGGGCGGTGAAGCGATCACGAACGAGGAATTGCTAGAGGTCGACTGCGACGTGCTGGCGCCGTGCGCGCTCGAGAACGTCATCACGCGCCGGAACGCGGGCAACATCAAGGCCCGCATCATCGCGGAAGGTGCCAACGGTCCGACCACTGCATTCGCGGACGCGATCCTGGAAGAGAAGGGCGTATTCGTCATTCCCGATATCCTTGCGAACGCGGGCGGCGTGACGGTCAGCTACTTCGAGTGGGTACAGAACCGCGAGGGCTATTACTGGCGTGAGGACACCGTGATCGAGCGACTGCGCGAGGTGATGATCCGAGCGTTCGATCAGGTGTTGCAGTACTCGAAGGCGCATAATGTGAACATGCGCACGGCCGCGTATATGCTGTCGATCGATCGTGTCGCCGCGGTGCACAAGCTGCGCGGCATCTACGCCTGA